DNA from Helicoverpa zea isolate HzStark_Cry1AcR chromosome 22, ilHelZeax1.1, whole genome shotgun sequence:
ATAGAACACGCTTGCACTCTCCACTTTATTACTAACCAACACTTCAAtgcaaaatgttttatatattaATATCTTTGTTAGTTTGTGTGCTCGTTAAGGGTGAAGAGAATATAACTGTGTTGACCAGTAAGGGGCCTATAACGGGATTTAAGCAGGATGGGTACGATACGTTTTTTGGAGTACCTTATGCTAGGGTTAATGAGTATAACCCGTTTGGGGTGAGTtgcgtttgtttttttattcgaATGTGTTAGAAGGATAGTTGTGTGTGTGCGTATAAGTGATTTTGTTGGCAAACTTAAGACGGTTTGATGCATTTTACCTAGAAAGGTATCGTTAGATTCATATTTTGTTGTGTATGTTACAAAGTGACATTACAATCTGTTTTGTAGATGTCACAATAAAGTAGtagtatattatgtacatagtACGCTATGTACTATGCATATGTGTTTTCCTGTTCAAGTTCTGTCATCTCATTCACATCATGAAAAAGTTATGTCTTTTTTCACTTCAGATGATCggtttttacatttaaaactcAAATGATTAGCCTGAAAAAGACTAAAGAAAAAattgaatcttttattttaacaatataattagaaaCTCTTTTGTGGATATCTCAGTGGCCTTAGATGTTCCAGTGACACAAAATTAAGACGTTCTTCCTTTTAATTCCAGAGCAATCTAGCCTACCCAGACTTCGAAACACCATTTATCGCGAACGACAGCTCCATTATATGTCCTCAAGTCATCGCCAGGGTTGGCGGGAACATCCAATGCCTTCGTCTAAACATATATGTGCCACATTCAGCCAACGAGAACAACACAGTGCCAGTACTAGTTTACTTCCACGGAGGAGGATTCATCTTTGGCAATGGCGGTGACTTTGGCGGCCAACATTTGGCCAAACACGACATCATAGTCATCACAGTGAACTACAGACTTGGCCCTTACGGCTTCTTGTGTTTGAACGACGAATCTGTACCTGGCAACCAAGGTTTGAAAGACCAGATAGCTGCGTTGAGGTGGATAAAGAGACATATAGATGCTTTTGGTGGAGACCCTTACAAAGTGACGATTTCTGGAGAAAGCTATGGAGGAGgtgctgttgatttgcatctgtaTTCAAAGTACGAGACGCTGTTCGATAAAGCTATTATACAAAGTGGGTCTATATTCACTCCTGGATTTTTTGGTAATCGAGATCATGAGGCAGCTATAAAACTTGCGTTACACCTGGGATATAAAGTCGTGAATACCCTAGACGCTTTACATATACTTGCCAAAGAGAATCCTATTGTCGTGATGGCAGCTGCTAGAAACTTGAGCATGAGATTGACAGCTTGCAAGGAAATCCGATTCAGAGGAATGCAGAACTTCGTGACAAAATGCCTGAACCACTTACACAACCCGGAAAGAATAGAAAACATACCGATCATGATTGGTTACAACAGCAAAGAAGATTTTGGCTCATACGCGAATAAGCCTCAAGAGTTCTACGATTCTTTAGGGGATCTATTCTACAGGAATTTGCagaacaattttgttttaaagacaTGTGAATTGGAAACTTTGAGTAACATAACAAGGACATTTTATTTAGGGAGTAAGAATATAGGTCCTGAGTCTATGTTGGAATTGAGTGATTATTCCTCTGACTTCAAATTGAACTATGCTGTGGAGAAATCAGTTTCGAAGTATATTGAGCAAGGCGGGAAGGTGTATAAGTATATGTTTTCGTATATCGGGGGCAGTCACTATAAGAACTTGACTGGGGCCGGAGCTACGCATACAGAAGAGCTGAAGTATTTGTTTGAAACTCCCTTCAAGCTGACTTCGGACGAGCAGAGGATGATGAGGGATAGGATGACAACGATGTGGGCTAACTTTGTTAAACTTGGGTAAGTTGGTATCACTCAACATACACATAATGCAATATTTCTCAACGCGTTCTCGcttgatatattattttattccaagGTCTCTGTCCtttgaataaaatagaaaataatggccttccatttgaaatattttgagaaTTGCATAGGTCCTGTGACAGTACATTTGAAATAACCATAAATAGAGACCATATGACTATATTCATTTACAACTAGTATATTCATTGTATAAACCATAACAAACCTGTCATTATTATATGAAGAGTCATGGTTTTTTTGAACGAGCTAATCTCAGTAACTGtgggtccaatttgaaaaattcttttgcgatagcctatttatcgaggaagacctTATACTTCCCATAAACCGCGAGTAACACCGCTCATAGAAGCCAACACTTAGAAAGCCTTCCTTAATTTTTTCAGGAACCCCACCCCCCAAAAGACAGACCTCCTCCCAGTGACCTGGAACCCAGTGAACGGCAAATCCAGACCTTATTTAGACATAGACGTGACCATGTCTATGAAGGAACATGCCTACAGACATAGGATAGCTTTCTGGGAGCTGTTTATGCTGAAGTATGATAAGAGGAGTTAGGAGAAGGATTAAAAATAGTgtattttaagaatatttttttagtgtatTTTAGTATTAGATacttaataaatgtttattgaGACTGATGGTGGTGATGTTTAATTTGGAATCCGCGAGAGTTTCTGGTCTTCTCTTCTGTATAACAAATTGTTGCCGCAAGTTTTCAAAATCGatcattttatttaggtaatgaatatttatgtgaattaataaaaatataatatttacattaattttaaaaattaaaaataaacttatatatacaacttaaaactaatacatagcatcaaaaaattgctcctcatcgctgtcaccgggtaatgtacccagaaggctggcagcattgccacgttggatggcaatgctcaacctctgtgcgaaataaaagccagcccttgggtcacgagaagtgtcaacaaggcgcttagaaatttcctttgcaagcgcgtgagcactcggaccccacggcccgagagtttcaaccccaaacggctcaaacatgtaattcccgataaggctactatatttgcgccgtttgaggtcttctgcttgtgaagcggcggagccgacacaacacgcagttctaggaagatgggatggcgcaagagtgtcgacgcaggtcgcgtcccacactaaagtcctacccatcttccacggaaatagcgacatgccgtctggtctcttgccatcgtcgcgtgccaaaccatttggttcaagtacggctggcacgccgacggcaacaaga
Protein-coding regions in this window:
- the LOC124641308 gene encoding esterase FE4-like, which codes for MFYILISLLVCVLVKGEENITVLTSKGPITGFKQDGYDTFFGVPYARVNEYNPFGSNLAYPDFETPFIANDSSIICPQVIARVGGNIQCLRLNIYVPHSANENNTVPVLVYFHGGGFIFGNGGDFGGQHLAKHDIIVITVNYRLGPYGFLCLNDESVPGNQGLKDQIAALRWIKRHIDAFGGDPYKVTISGESYGGGAVDLHLYSKYETLFDKAIIQSGSIFTPGFFGNRDHEAAIKLALHLGYKVVNTLDALHILAKENPIVVMAAARNLSMRLTACKEIRFRGMQNFVTKCLNHLHNPERIENIPIMIGYNSKEDFGSYANKPQEFYDSLGDLFYRNLQNNFVLKTCELETLSNITRTFYLGSKNIGPESMLELSDYSSDFKLNYAVEKSVSKYIEQGGKVYKYMFSYIGGSHYKNLTGAGATHTEELKYLFETPFKLTSDEQRMMRDRMTTMWANFVKLGNPTPQKTDLLPVTWNPVNGKSRPYLDIDVTMSMKEHAYRHRIAFWELFMLKYDKRS